The proteins below are encoded in one region of Mya arenaria isolate MELC-2E11 chromosome 15, ASM2691426v1:
- the LOC128220697 gene encoding emopamil-binding protein-like produces MADQTFSSVLNTVSVVSQFVTLLYIAFGILFAHLYRKRVSTEDYWVLVWLIYDFFIHLTLEGPFVILSLLGTVQESNHFTAQLWKEYAKADARWGVSDPTVVSLEILTVTIVEVFVVFTVNGIVQNKPYRHFMQICLCVCELYGGWMTFCPEWLTGSPNLNTSNPLYLWVYLVFYNGLWVVIPCYLLYQSWLAMSHAFSETGEVMSEKQETTVTTNVYRTYNTRSKNRSEKME; encoded by the exons ATGGCGGACCAGACATTTTCATCAGTCTTAAATACTGTGTCAGTTGTGTCTCAGTTTGTCACACTGCTGTACATCGCCTTTGGCATATTGTTTGCCCATCTCTACAGGAAACGAGTGTCCACAGAAGATTACTGGGTCCTCGTCTGGCTGATATATGACTTCTTCATTCACCTCACATTG GAAGGACCATTTGTCATTCTGTCACTGCTTGGAACAGTCCAGGAATCAAACCATTTTACAGCACAGTTAT GGAAAGAATATGCAAAGGCAGATGCTCGCTGGGGGGTATCAGACCCAACAGTGGTTTCCCTGGAGATCCTCACGGTGACGATTGTTGAGGTGTTTGTGGTGTTCACGGTGAACGGGATTGTGCAGAACAAGCCATACCGACACTTCATGCAAATCTGTCTGTGTGTTTGTGAACTGTATGGGG GCTGGATGACATTCTGTCCGGAGTGGTTGACAGGAAGCCCCAACCTAAATACGTCCAACCCGCTCTACCTGTGGGTCTACCTCGTCTTCTATAATGGACTCTGGGTCGTCATTCCTTGTTACCTGCTTTACCAGTCGTGGCTCGCCATGTCTCACGCGTTTAGCGAGACAGGGGAAGTAATGAGTGAGAAGCAGGAAACCACGGTAACAACGAATGTGTACAGGACGTACAATACACGGTCGAAAAACAGATCTGAGAAAATGGAGtaa